A portion of the Manihot esculenta cultivar AM560-2 chromosome 2, M.esculenta_v8, whole genome shotgun sequence genome contains these proteins:
- the LOC122723107 gene encoding uncharacterized protein LOC122723107 produces MMETMVKAMQGIRQDIGQLTASMSRSESQASFLLLVQSSFRNFAYLGICLTASSRVFCAGGVSDGARLAGSWRWGCADVSVCAGVVSDCAGFCATCFSSSYLAS; encoded by the exons atgatggaaacaatggtaaagGCCATGCAAGGCATACGACAGGACATAGGACAACTGACTGCGTCCATGAGCAgatctgaatcccaag caagctttcttctattggtgcaaagttctttcagaaattttgcgtacctgggaatctgcttaacagcatctagcagag TCTTCTGCGCAGGAGGTGTTTCAGATGGGGCTCGGCTGGCCGGCTCATGGAGATGGGGTTGCGCAGATGTTTCAGTTTGCGCAGGGGTGGTCTCAGATTGTGCAGGCTTTTGTGCAACTTGCTTTTCTTCCTCATATCTGGCATCTTGA